In Candidatus Methylomirabilota bacterium, the DNA window CGGATGCGCCACGAGGCCACCGGTCACCATCGGGCCCACCGGGTACAGCTCGTACTCGAGCCACGTCGCGACGCCGAAGTTGCCGCCGCCGCCGCGCACCGCCCAGAAGAGGTCGGGATGCTCCTCGGCGCTGGCCCGCACCACCTCACCGGTGGCGGTCACCAGCTCGACGGCCCGGAGGCTGTCCACCGCCATGCCGTACTTGCCCATGAGCCAGCCGAGCCCGCCCCCGAGGGTCAAACCGCCGACGCCGGTGGTCGAGACCACGCCGCCGGTGCTGGCGAGCGCGTAGAGCTGGGTCTCGCGGTTGTAGTCGCCCCAGGTCGCGCCGCCCTGCGCCCGCGCGCGGCGCGCGCGGGAGTCGACGTGGACGGCGCGCATGGCGGACAGATCGATCATGATCCCGCCGTCCGTGACCGCGTTGCCGGCGACGTTGTGGCCACCACCCCGCACCGCGATCTCGAGCCCGCGCTCGCGCGCGAAGCGCACCGCGGCTTGCACGTCGGCGGTGCCGTAGCCGCGGGCCACCAGCGCCGGCCGGCGGTCGATCATGCCGTTGTGCACGCGACGGGCGTCGTCGTAGCCCGCGTCCGACGGCGCGAGGACGGAGCCGATGAGCTGCGCACGAAGGGTATCGCTGGGATGGGGATCGGTGGTCATCGAAAGGCTCCTCCTGACAGGTGAGATGTGAACACGAGCGGGCTGGCAAGCACCGGAAGTGCCACCCGGCAAACTTCAGGCAATATTGACATAGCGGATCGCCGACGGCACGCCGCGCCCGGGTATCGTGTCCGGGCCAGTGGCACAATGCCCGATTCGCTCGAGGTCACTCGCGGCCCCGCCGGCACATCAGCGAGACAGCCGCGGCGTGGACAGCAGGGTCACCAGGGCGCGGGCTCCGGCGGACATCGTGCGCGCCTCACTGTGGATGACGTGGAAGTGCCGTCGGATCCGCAGGCGACGCAGGCGGACGGCGGCGAGGCGGCGATCGGCCACCTCGCCTCGCACGGCATGCACCGAGACGAAGGCCACACCCAGTCCGGCCATGACCGCCTGCTTGATGGCCTCGGTGTGGCCCAGTTCCATCGAGACGCGCCGGCGGATGCCGGCCTGGTCCAGGGCTCGCTCGGTCACCCGACGCGTCGCCGAGCCTTCCTCGCGGACCAGCAGCGGCTCGTCGGTGAGCTCAGCCGGGACGACTTCACGTCGTCCGGCCCAGCGGTGCCGGGGCGATACGATCAGGACGAGCTCGTCGGCGAGCCCGGCCGCCAGACATTCCTCTCCGGGGGCCAGACCGTGCCCGCCAACCACTCCCAGATCCACGTCGTGGGCGCGGATGGCGTCCTCGATGGCCCGGGAGTTGGCGATCCGAAGCTGCAAGTCGATGCCGGGATGCCGCCGTCGAAACGCCCCGATGATCGCCGGCAGGACGTAGATTCCCGGTGTCGTGCTCGCACCCACCAGCAGGGAGCCGCGCTTGAGACCCTGCAGCTCGCCGAGGACGTCCCGAACGTCGGTCAGCGTCGCGAACACGCGCTTCGCCCGCTCCTCCAATAGCCGGCCGGCCTCGGTCAGTATCACGCCTCGGGTGAGTCGATCGAAGAGGCGGACGCCGAGCTCTCCCTCCAGCTCTCGGATGTGCTGCGAGAGCGCCGGCTGGCTTGCGTGAAGCGCTTCCGCGGCCTGACGGTAGCTTCGGGCGCGGACGATGGCGAGGAACACCTCGAGCTGTCGAAGAGTCATGCCATAAGCCTAGACCTATCGGACTGGTAAGAAAACTGTATTGGAGCTTATCCCGAACTGCGGCGTAGCCATGAGCTACCAACGCGAGCCCGGCGCTCCGGGCAGAAGGAGGCGACCATGATCTTCCGTCAATTCCTGGCCCCCCAGACCGGCTGCGCCAGCTACCTCTTCGGCTGAGGAGGCGCAGCCAGCTGCGCTGTGGTGGATCCACAGCAGGACATCGGCCCCTACGTCGAGGCTGCCGCGCAGAAGAACATGCGCATCACCCACATCTTCGAGACCCACGTCCAGGCCGACCATGCCTCGGGAGCGCAATCACTGGCCCGGGCGACCGGAGCGCCAGTGCTGGTTCACGAGTCGGCCCCGGTCGAGTTCCTCCATGTCGATGTCCGGGATGGCGAGCAGCACGATCTCGGCAATGTCCGGATCACGGTCCTGCACACGCCGGGACATACGCCGGACGGCATCTCGCTCCTGGTGACCGACCAGACCCGAGGTCCGGAGCCCTGGTTCGTGCTGACCGGAGACACCCTGTTCGCGGGTGGCGTCGGGCGGCCGGATCTCCTCGGGCAGGGAGCGGAGACCGCGCTGGCCGAGCAGCTCTACGAGAGCCTCACCAAGAAACTGCTCTGTCTCCCCGACCACATCGAGGTCTTCCCCGCCCACTTCAGCGGCTCGGCCTGCGGCAAGGGACTGAGCGGCAAGCCGGGCTCGACGATCGGGTTCGAGCGCCGATTCAATCCCGCGCTTCAGATCCCGTCCCGGGCCGAGTTCGTCCGGTACGTCCTGGCCGATCTGCCGCCGCAGCCCGAGACGTTCGCGGAGAACCGCCGTCGCAATCTGGGACGCGTGTGACCGATACCCGGCTCGGGCTCCGGGCGAACCTGCCTCAGTTCTCGCTGCTGGTGCTGCTGAATGGATTCGTCGGCGCCATGGTGGGTCTGGAGCGCACCATCCTGCCCCTCCTCGGCGAGCAGGAGTTCGGCCTGAGCTCGAAGACCGCCATCACATCGTTCATCGTCAGCTTCGGCGTGACCAAGGCGATCCTCAACCTCGTGGCCGCCCGCCTGTCGGACCGCCTGGGGCGCAAGCCGCTCCTCGTCACCGGCTGGCTTCTCGCCCTGCCGGTGCCCTTCCTGATCATCCACGCGCCAACCTGGGGCTGGATCGACCTGGCCAATGTGCTGCTGGGCGCCAACCAGGCCCTGGCGTGGTCGATGACGGTGATCATGAAGATCGACCTGGTCGGGCCGCGGCGCCGAGGACTCGCCCTCGGGCTCAACGAGTTCGCCGGCTACTTCGCGGTCGGCCTCATGTCGTGGATCACCGGATACGTGGCCGCTCACTACGCGCTCCGGCCTCAGCCCTTTTACCTGGGGATCGGGATCTCGATCGTCGGGCTCGTGCTTTCGGTGGCGACCATCCGGGAGACGCGAGGGCACGTCGCGCTCGAAGCGGCCTCGCGAGGCGCTCCCACCCCCAGCGGCCAGCCGTCCTTCCGCCAGATCTTCTTCACGACGAGCGCGGGCAACGTGAGCCTCTTCGCGGCTTGCCAGGCCGGCCTCGTCAACAACCTCAACGACGGCATGTCGTGGGGACTCTATCCCCTGTTCTTCGCGGCTCACGGGCTCGATGTCGAGCGGATCGGCGTGGTGAAGGCGGTCTACCCGGCGGTCTGGGGCGCGCTCCAGATCGCGACGGGAATGCTATCGGACCGCCTGGGCCGCAAGGGGCTGATCGCGTGGGGGATGGTGGTCCAGGCCGGTGGAATCTGGCTGACGGTGCTCGTGCCCGACTACGAAGCGTGGCTGGCCGGGGCGATCCTGCAAGGAGTCGGGACCGCGATGGTGTATCCCACGCTTCTCGCGGCGATCACGGATCACGCGCACCCAACCTGGCGGGCCTCGAGCCTCGGGGTCTATCGCTTCTGGCGTGATCTTGGCTACGCAGTTGGGGCACTATTGTCGGGATTGATCGCAGATTCGGTCGGCATCGAGGCGGCGATCCACGTCGTGGCCGCGCTTACCCTGCTCTCGGGAGGCGTGGTTTCAGTCGCCATGCACCGGCCCGCGCCCGTGACCGTGGTCGCCCGTTGACGGCGCGAGCGGCCACCGGTTCGACGAGCCGAAAGACACGGAGGTGCGATCGCCGCGGACCAGGCGGCCCGCCGCTGAGTCTCGTCAGAAGCTCACCCGCACGCCGCCCCAGCCCGCGATGGGCGCGCCCGGGGCCACGAACCGCTGCACCGCGATGGGGTTGGCGAAGGCGTTGAAGTTGAGCGCGCCCCCGGTGGCGTAGTGAGTATTGGTGACGTTGTCGCCGCGCGCCCAGAGCTCCACCTGCGGAATCGGCCGGTAGCGGACCTGGAGGTTCAGGATGCCGTAGCCGTCGAGCTTGGCGCGCTGGTTGGCGTCGTCGCCTCGCAGGAAGACGCCGGACACCGCGGCCACGTCGGCGCCGATCCAGAAGTTCTTCAGGGCCTCGACCTCCGCGCCGAGCTTCAGGTTGTGCAGGGGAATGCCGGGAATCCGATCGCCGGAGCGAACGGCCACCCCGCTGGGATCGGTCACGCTCGCCAGGGTCTCGTCGCTCTGGTAGGTGGCATCGACGAACGCGTAGCTCAGGAAGTAGCGCAGCCGCTTCCACGCCCCCGACACGCCGAGCTCCGCGCCCTGGCGGCGCGTGCCGCCCACGTTGCGGAAGAACCCGCCTCCGCCGGTCTCGGTGGTCGTGAAGAGAATGTCGTCCTGGACGTCCGTGCGAAAGAGACTGGCGCTCCACTGCAGCGCGGATGGATTGCCGAACAGGGGCAGCTTGCCCCGCGCCCCCAGCTCGTAGGTCCGGGCCACGACCGGGCGGAGCGGCGGGTCGGCCACGAAGGCGTTGGGCAGGTTGCAGGGGGCGTCGGGATCGGCGCACGTGAGCTCGGCGGGAGTGGGCGCGCGGAACCCCTCGCTGTAGGAGAAGAACAGGGCGAGGCTCTCGAGGGCCTGGAAGGTCAATCCCGCGGCCGGGCTGAAACGGCTGAAGTCGTGGTCGCCGTCGAGCGCCGGATTCTGGCCGCTCCGGTCGCGGATCGCGATGCCGACGTGCTGGTAGCGGCCGGCCACCGTGATGGCCAGCTGCTCGGTGATGTCGAAGGTGTCGGTGAGGTAGACGCCGACGTTCTGCTGCCGCGTGCGCACGTCCACCGCCGTCTCGAAATCGCCGGTCTGCACGGTGCCCACCCCCAGCCGCTTCGGCACGAGGTCGGCAGGGGCCTCGCGCTGGTCGAAGCGCGATTGATGACCGTCGTAGGCGACCCCGGAGGTCACCCGATTGCCGTGGCCGAGGATCTTCCCCTTGTACGACAGCTGCACGGTACCGCCCCAGTCCTGCGAGTCGGTCTTCGTCGTCCGGTTCTCGCCCTCGGCGGCGCGCGCGAGCGTGCCGGCGACCGGATTGCCGGCGCCGTCGACGAGGCCGGCCGACGGGCCCTGACAGTTGCCCAGGTGCACGAGCCGGCCGCCGGCGTCGAACACCGGCTCGCCGGTGGCGTCGTCGATGCAGTCGACCTCGACGTCACCGTTGAAGGTACGGCGCTGGTAGTCGCGATAGAACGCGTTGCCGGTGAGCAGCAGATCGTCGGTCAGCTGGTGACGCCCCTGCAGGATGCCGAGGTTCATCCGGTTGCGCGTCTGGTCCGGGAACGTGTAGACCGCATTGCGGTGCTGGTCCAGGATGCTCTGCGGCACCAGCCCGTTGCCGGTCAGATCGTTGTCGACGTACGAGTAGGTCAGGCCGATGGCGGTCCCGGCCCGCTCCCAGCCCACCTTCGTGAAGAGCTGACGCAGCTGGCTGGGTGAATCCGCGCGCCAGCCGTCCTCGTCCAGTGCGTTGAAGGCCAGATACCAGTCGAGCGGGCCCCACGAGCCGCCGTGTTCCGCCTCGACGTTCCAGCGGCCGAACGATCCGCCGGAGGCCCCGATGGACGTGCCGGGGTCGTCGCGGCCGTTCTTGGTGCGCAGGGCGAGGGCGCCGCCCAGCGTGTTGAGCCCGAAGATCGGATTGGAGCCCGGGATGACGTCGATCCCGGCCAGAGACAGCTTGGGGATCAGATCCCAGCTCACCGTGTCGCCGAATCCGTCGTTGAAGCGCATGCCATCGAGGTAGACCGACAGCCCGATGGCACTGCCGGTCAGCGGCGAGGCGAGGAATCCGCGATACGTGACGTCGCTCTGCCAGGAATTGCCCTGGTTGCCACTGACGTTGACGGAGCCGAGGCGGCGGAAGAGCGTGTCGGGCAGATCGACCGTGTTCCGGCCATTGAGGTCGTCGCCCCCGAGGGACTGCACGTTGCCCGCGTACTTCTCGATGGGCACCCCGAGCGCCGGCAGGGGCGTGGTGCCGATGACCACCACGGGGGGCAGCGTCACCGCCGGGGGCGGCGTGGGCTGAGCGTCCTGGCCAAGGCCCGGACTGGCCCCCGCCAGCACGGCCACCATCGTGGTCAGCCCGACCAGGCGCCACCGAGCCACGATCATCGCCTCCTCCTGGCTGACTCGCCGCCGAGTACCAACGCGCGGGGCGGAAAGAGCAAGGGCCACCTGGCTACGAACCCGTGGCCCGGTGGCTACGGGGTGGTCGGGAGCTCGGTAGTCAGTCGAGGGGCAGCGGGCTGCCCCCCAGATCCTCGGCCCGCTGCACGAAGATCAGCACCGCGAATCCCTTCCGGTCCGGATCGCGGTCCTTCTCCGCCTGCACGAGGCGCCGCCAGACCTCCTCGTATACCGGGCCGGTGCGGTGGATCTCCGCGGTCCCGTAGAAGCGCGCGATCCCGCCGCGCGGCAGCAGCCCGGACTCGCGGAGCTGAGGCTTGCGGAAGAACACGGTCACCCGCGCGCCGTCGGCGAGCGAAGCGCTCGTCGAGCCCTGGCCGCGCTCCCAGAGGGCGAGGTGCTCGTCGTCGTAGACCATGGTGCTGCCGCGCGGGGTGACCTGGGCGAACCCGTCGGGCAGCACGGTCGCGACCAGACAGACGTTGGCGGGGAAGGCGGTGTCGATGTGCTCGTGCAGCGCGCGCGGGATCCGGCTCATCGTCCGACCGCGATGCCCCACGGCCCCTTCCCCGCCGTCACCGTGGCCACCACCTTCTGGCTCTCGGTGTCGATCACCGAGACCGTCTCGGACACGCCGTTGGCCACGTAGAGCTTCTTGCCGTCGCGGGTGATGCCGATCCCCCACGGGCGCACACCCACCGGGATGAACGCCGCGACCTTCAGCGCCTCCACGTCGATGACGGCCACGTCGTTCGACCCGCCGTTGGCGACGTAGGCCCACTTGCCGACCGGGTGGACGACGACGCCCTTGGGCTTCGGGCCCGGGCGGTCCAGCTTGAGCGTCGAGACGACCACCTTCTTCGCCACGTCGATCACCGACACCTGCCCCCCGATCTCCGCGGTGACGAAGGCCCGCTGGCCGTCGGGGGTGAAGGCGGACTCGCGCGGGCGGCTCCCGACGAGGATCGTGCCGACCGTCTTCAGGGCGGAGGTATCGATCACCGAGATCGTGTGCGTGGTCTCGGCGGTGACGTAGACGAGCCGCCCGTCGGGGCTCACCGACACGCCCTCCGGCTCGGTGCCGACGGGTATCACCGCGAGCACCTTCCCGGTCCTGGTGTCGATGACGGACGCGGTGTTGGCGTCCTCGTTGGAGACGTAGAGCCGGGCGCCGTCCGGGCTGACCGCGAACGCCTCCGGATCCGAGCCCGCCGAGAACCGCCCCTTCACCGTGCGCGAGGCCGCATCCACCACCGCGATCGCGTTGTCGTGTCCGAGCGCCACGTAGACCGTCTTGCCGTCCGGGCTCACCCCGATGCCCCGCGGCCGATTGCCCACCGCGATGGTGGCCACCACCTTGTCGGAGGCGGCGTCGATCACCGTGACGGTGTTCGAGCGCTCGTTGGACACGTACACCAGCGGCTCGGCCGCCGCGGGCGCGGCGCCCGCTCCGAGCATCGTCAGCGACAGCAGCGCCAGCCCGGCCCGGCGTGGCATCATCGCATCGCCTCCGTCAGGACGCGAAGCGGCACCGGCTCTCCGTCATCGCGGTGCCGAGCGCGTCGAGGTTCTTGCCGCCGACGTCCGCCAGCACCGCGAGCGGCGCGAGCGGTCCGCCGATCTCCTCCCCCTTGCGCGCGCCCGCCACGTAGAGCGGCTGCCGCAATTGATGATCCCATTTTCGAAACGTCAGCGCCTCGCCCTTGTGCCCGTCGAAGGGCGGCGCCGACTCCAGGAACGCGACGAGGGCCGCGCCGTCCGTGGCGCCGGCCCGCACCACCGCCTCGCCGACCAGCTTGACCGCGGCCCATCCGGCCCACGCGGTCTCGGTCATCGGCGCATTCCACCGGCGGCGGAAGCGCCGGTTCAGCTCGCGGGCGCTGAACCGCTCCAGCTCCTGATGCCAGCCGAGCGCCCAGATCCCCGCCGCGCGCTCGGCGGGCACGCGCATCCCGCTCTCGCCGATGGCCGCGATGCGGTCCGGCCGCCGGCCTTCCGCGATGGCCCGGGCCATCGCCGCGTCCAGGCCGCGGTCGTCGACGGCCAGCAACAGGACGTCGGTGGCGGCCGCGTCCGGGCCGATGCTGCCGCCGCGGCGGGCCACGCTGCGCCGCGCCGCCGCCTCGACCTCGGCCCCGCGCGGCGACCCGTCGCTCACCACGCTCCACCGCGGCAGCTTGCGCTGCTCGATCAGGATCTGGGTGAGGGCGTCGACGTACATGGACACGCTGGGCGTCACGTGGAAGGCGCGCCGGTCGCAGGCGTCGTTGCGCAGCCGATCGTCTGGCGCGCCGACGTTGAGAACCGGGATCCCCGCGCCGGCCACCTGGAGCAGCGCCTCGCCCCCGCCCGGACCCGCGCCGCCGACCACCGCCAGCGTGCCGGTGCGGTCCAGCACGCGACCGGCCGATGAGCCCGCGCGGTCGGTCTCCGGCTCGAGGCGCAGGCGCTTGGCGAAGAGCGTGGCCAGGGCATTGGCGTCGTCGAGGCCGAGCGCGGCCCCGCGGCTCAATTCGGTGGCTCGCTCCGCGTCGGCGGGCAGCAGCAGGCCCACCGTCACCACGTCCTCCGCGCACGCGGCGCGGGCGGCCAGCAGCGCGGCGCCTCCGCCCGAGAGCGAGGCGAGAAACGCACGACGGCCGAGCCGGCCGGTCACGCGATGAGCCGGAGCCATCGCGGCCCGCCCGGGCCCGCTCGTCGCAGCAGCGCCGCGTCGACGCCCCAGGCGCGGCCCGCCCCCGCGCCGATGAAGATCACCATCGAGACCACGAGCAGGAGATGAAAGCCCTGCTGACCGAAGCTCATCCACTGGCTGGCCAGCCCGAAGTTCACCGCCAGGTAGAGGCCGACCAGTGCGGTGAGCCGGGTGGCGAGGCCGATGGTGAGGCCGATGCCCACCACCACCTCGCCCCACACCTGCAGCGTCGCGAAGAGCGCCGCGTGGGGCAGCACGACGTGCTCCAGGAAATCCTTGTACCAGCCGATCGGATTGCCCGCCGCGAACTCGGCGACCCGCTTGGGATGAAAGGCGACGAAGCGCGGCGAGACCGTCGGATACGGCAGCACGTCCCAGGCGAGTCCCATGGCGAGCTTGGTCCACACCGCCTTGAGGAACCACGCACCGACGACCACGCGCAGCAATGCGAGCCAGGCTTGAGCGGCCAGCATGAGCGCGGGCAGTGTACGTGATGGGGCGCGACGTGGGCAAGCGAGTCGGGCGCGGCGGCGCGAGACGCGATGAGCTACGACGCGGTCAAGACAACAGAGCCCTTCCGTCGGCCACGTGGCCGGCGAAAGGGCCCGAGAATGACTGAGCGACGCCTGCGCTAGAAGCGGTCGTCCGGCTCCCGCTCGAAGTCGTCCTGATAGGAATTGATCTCGGCGTCCATCTTCACTTCCACGAATTCCGGGGTTTCCCAGGCCATCGCTCTCTCCTCTCTCGACTGACTGACTCTCGAGGCTCGGCACAGGGCTCCACACGGAGCCACGTGGCGACGATTCTAGGGTCCCGGCACCGCGAAGGTCAAGCGCTTTCCGCCGGCCGCCGGCGGCCGGCTACGCGTTGACCTGGCCCTCGGTTTGTGGCGGACTGCGCCCATGTCACCCCCATCTGGACCATGGGCGCGGCCGGGCCGCCGGCGGTTCCTGGCCACCCTGGTCGCCGTCGCCTCCGGCCGGATGGCCGGCGGCCGGCGCGCAGCCGCCGGACCGGTGCCCGTCATCGGCGTGCAGCTCTACACGGTCCGCACCCTGCTGGGGAAGGACTTCGAGGGCACTCTGGCCGCCCTCGCGACCATCGGGCTCCGCGAGGTCGAGTTCGCGGGCTACCACGGTCGCCCCCCGGAGGCCGTCCGCGACGCCCTGGCTCGAGCCGGCCTCACCGCCCCGTCCGCGCATGTGCCGCTCGAATCCGTGCGCGACGATCTGCCGCGCGTGCTGGACGGGGCCCGCGTCATGGGCCACCGGTATCTCGTGGTGGCCTCGCTGCCCGAGCCCCAGCGAACCCTCGACGGCTATCGGGCGGCGGCCGACCTGTTCAACCGCGTGGGCCAGCAGGTGCAGGCCGACGGCATGCAGCTCGCCTATCACAACCACGCGTTCGAGTTCGCGGCTCGCGACGGCCGCCTGCCCTACGACATCCTGCTGGAGCGCTGCGACCCGCGCTCCGTGGCCTTCGAGATGGATCTGTACTGGATCAGCAGGGGCGGCCAGGATCCGCTGTCGTACTTCGCCCGCTGGCCCGGCCGTTTCCCGCTCGTGCACGTCAAGGACTCGGGCGGGCCGCCGAACCACCGCATGAGCGACGTCGGCGCGGGCCGCATCCCGTGGAAGGCGATCTTCGCCCGACGGCAGCAGGCCGGCATCCGCCACGCGTTCATCGAGCACGACGAGCCCGCCGACCCGCTCGCCAGTGTCCGGAGGAGCTATGAGTATCTGCGCCGCCTCGAGCTGTGATCGCCGATCGTCGACGCGTCTCGCCGCCGCCCTCGGAGCGCTGACCCTGTCGGCGTGTCTGGTCCCGCTTCCGATGCCGGCCGAGGAGCGGAACCTGGCCGCTGCCCGCAACGGCGCGCAGGTCATCAAGTACACCTCGGAGCAGGGCGGGCCGTGGCGAGCCGAGCGACTCATCGACGAGCACGAGCCGCCGGGCGGCTGGATCTCGGCGGACAGCTCGCTGCCGCAGGAGATCATCGTGCGGCTTCCCGCGTCGGCGCGCTTCAACACGCTCGTCTTCGACCTGAACAGCGGCGCGCCCGAAGGCGAGTGGGCGCGGGACGTCTCGATCTATACCGCCGATCCCTTCCCCACCATGGGCGGATGGAAGTTGGTGGCCGCGGTGAGCCTGGCCCGTCAGGCCGGAGACCAGACGTTCGCGGTCACATCGACGGACGGCCGGTTCGTGCGCCTCCTCATCACCGCCGCGCAAGCGTCGAGTGCGCCGCGGGTGAGCCTCGGGCGGTTCGGCCTGTTCCTGCGCTGAGCGCCGGCCTCAGCCCGGGAACGGCGGCACATAGGTCAGGCCGTACTTGGCCAAGATGTTCTGGATGGTCTGGTCGGCGAGCAGCCCTTCGAGCACTTGATTGACCGCGTCGCGAAGCGACGGGTCGGCGCCGATCAGGCGCACCGCGACGTTCCACTGCAGCTCGGGATCGCGGACGTAGCCGTCGGCCACCTTCACCGCCACCTCCGGGTGCTCCTTGAGGAACCAGCCCAGGTACGGATCGGTGACCATGCCCGCGGCGACCTCGCCCTTCGCCACCGCCTCGATGATCTCGGTCTGGTCCCGGTAGGCGGTGATTCCGATGCCGTGAGTCTCGAGCATGTAATGCGGCCAGGACGTGTACTCCACGCCGATCTTGCCCGCCTTCACGTCCTCCGGCCGGTGGACGACCGTATCGGCCCGCGGCACCAACAGCACGTAGCCGCTCCCCGCATACGCGCGGGTCAGGAGGGCTCCGCGGGCCGGAGGAGCCTTGTCGGTCTTCAGCGGCACCACCGCGCCGATGAGGGCATCGCATTCTGCGCGACGCGCGTGGCGAGTGAAGATGATCCACTCGGGGATGACCTTGACCCCGAGAGTCCGGGCGATCGCGCCCGCGATCTCCAGCTGGAAGCCGGGCCGGCCGGGATCCTGGCTGGAGAAGGGCAGCGCATCGGGATGCGCGCACACCTTGAGCCAGCCGCGTTCCTTGACCTCGGCCAGCGATGCCGCGCCGATCTCGAGAGGGAGCAGACCGGTGACGAGCAGCGCCACGCACACCGCGACGGAGACGCGATATCGGGGCATGGTCACTTGTCCTCCACTTTCGACAGGGAGAGGACGTAGGCAACGAGCTTCCAGATGTTCTCTCCGGGCATGGTCGTCTCGAATCCGGGCATGCCGTTGGGCGAGCCCTTGGTGATGCGCGCGTAGACGTAGGCGCGCTCGAGCTTGGCCCCCCGCAGCTTGGGCGCGCGCGAGGGGCCGCCGTCCTTGCCGTGGCAGTAGCCGGTGCAGGTTTGCCGAAAGAGCTGTGCCCCCTCGCCGATGACCTTGGTGTCCGTGAGGTCGAAGGGGGGAGCGCCGCCGGGGAGACCCTGCGCGAAGCCGGGCGAGTGATCGACGAGCCAGCCGCCGACGGTCACAGACGCGGCGAAGAGCGCCGCCGCGGTCACCGCGGCGAAGAGCCTGGAAGATCGCATGAGCAAGCCGCCGTTGTCGATGATACACCGCGGCGGGACGGTTCCCGCCGTCCCGCCGCGGCGCGCGGCACTCCCTTACTTGAGGCTGAAGACGAAGAGCGCGCTGCCGGCCGGGAAGTGCTCCACCTCGGGCCACAGCGCCGGGTAGAGACCCAGGACCAGCGAGCCGAGGCCGCTCGGCACCGCGATGTACTGCTTGCCGTTCACCGAGTAGCTGATCGGACCGCCGCGATGGCCGGAGCCGGTCCGGAAGTTCCACAGCTCGGCGCCGCTGTCGGCGTCGTAGGCGTGCACCGTCCCTTCGACGTCACCGTGGAAGACGAGGTCGCCGCCGGTGGACAGCACGCTGCCGATCGGCGGGTACTTGAAGTTGACCGTCCACTTCCGCTCGCCGGTCACCGGGTCGCGGGCGTCCAGATGGCCGTAGGCCTCACCGCCCGGCGGATGCTTCGCCACCTGATCGCCGCCGAAGAACAGCCCGGCCGCCGGCTCGGTGACCGGAGTCTGCTTCTCGACGGTGACCTCCTCGCAGACTTCCATCGCGGTGTTGTACCAGAGCTTGGTCTTCGGGCTGTAGGAGCCGGAGTTCCAGCTCCGGCCGCCCGCGATCCACGGGCACACGAAGTGCGGCTTGCCCACCTCGCGCGGAGAGCTCCGACCGACCAGCTCGCCGGTCTTGGGATCTATGCTCTTCACGAAGGTGAAGGTGTGCGTCATCGGCCACACGTTGTGCAGCTTGCCGTTCGTCCGGTCCATCACGAAGACGAAGCCGCTCTTGTTCTGATGCACGAGCAGCTTCTTGCCGTCCCGATCCATGATGAGGCTCTCGCCCAGGCCGGAGTCGTAGTCCCAGTCGTCGTGGGGAACCTCCTGGTAGTGCCACTTGAGCTGGCCGGTGTCGGGGTCGAGCGCGATGACCGACGAGGTATAGAGATTGTCGCCCGGCCGCGCGCCGCCCCAGTCGTAGTCGGGCGCCGGATTGCCGGTCCCCCAGTACACGAGGTTGAGTGCCGGATCGTAGGAGCCGGTCATCCATCCGCCACCGCCGCCGAATTTGCCGGACTCACCGCCCCAGCTCTTCGGATCGTTCTTGATGACGTTGAACTCCCAGGCTTTCGACCCGTCGGCAGCCTTCACCGCGAAGATCTTGCCTTGGATCGGCAGCTCGCCCGCGGTCTGGCCCAGGATCACCTTGTCCTTGACCACCAGCGGCGCGCCGGTGAAGTTGCAGCTGCACTTCTTGGTGTCCAGGAGCGTGGTCACCCACGTCTCCTTGCCGTTCTTCATGTTCAGCGCGATCACCCGTCCGTCCAGCGTCCCGAAGTACACGTTGCCGTGCCCGGCCGCGAGCCCCCGGTTGTAGGGTT includes these proteins:
- a CDS encoding FAD-dependent oxidoreductase, whose translation is MTTDPHPSDTLRAQLIGSVLAPSDAGYDDARRVHNGMIDRRPALVARGYGTADVQAAVRFARERGLEIAVRGGGHNVAGNAVTDGGIMIDLSAMRAVHVDSRARRARAQGGATWGDYNRETQLYALASTGGVVSTTGVGGLTLGGGLGWLMGKYGMAVDSLRAVELVTATGEVVRASAEEHPDLFWAVRGGGGNFGVATWLEYELYPVGPMVTGGLVAHP
- a CDS encoding LysR family transcriptional regulator, which gives rise to MTLRQLEVFLAIVRARSYRQAAEALHASQPALSQHIRELEGELGVRLFDRLTRGVILTEAGRLLEERAKRVFATLTDVRDVLGELQGLKRGSLLVGASTTPGIYVLPAIIGAFRRRHPGIDLQLRIANSRAIEDAIRAHDVDLGVVGGHGLAPGEECLAAGLADELVLIVSPRHRWAGRREVVPAELTDEPLLVREEGSATRRVTERALDQAGIRRRVSMELGHTEAIKQAVMAGLGVAFVSVHAVRGEVADRRLAAVRLRRLRIRRHFHVIHSEARTMSAGARALVTLLSTPRLSR
- a CDS encoding MBL fold metallo-hydrolase yields the protein MDPQQDIGPYVEAAAQKNMRITHIFETHVQADHASGAQSLARATGAPVLVHESAPVEFLHVDVRDGEQHDLGNVRITVLHTPGHTPDGISLLVTDQTRGPEPWFVLTGDTLFAGGVGRPDLLGQGAETALAEQLYESLTKKLLCLPDHIEVFPAHFSGSACGKGLSGKPGSTIGFERRFNPALQIPSRAEFVRYVLADLPPQPETFAENRRRNLGRV
- a CDS encoding MFS transporter; the protein is MTDTRLGLRANLPQFSLLVLLNGFVGAMVGLERTILPLLGEQEFGLSSKTAITSFIVSFGVTKAILNLVAARLSDRLGRKPLLVTGWLLALPVPFLIIHAPTWGWIDLANVLLGANQALAWSMTVIMKIDLVGPRRRGLALGLNEFAGYFAVGLMSWITGYVAAHYALRPQPFYLGIGISIVGLVLSVATIRETRGHVALEAASRGAPTPSGQPSFRQIFFTTSAGNVSLFAACQAGLVNNLNDGMSWGLYPLFFAAHGLDVERIGVVKAVYPAVWGALQIATGMLSDRLGRKGLIAWGMVVQAGGIWLTVLVPDYEAWLAGAILQGVGTAMVYPTLLAAITDHAHPTWRASSLGVYRFWRDLGYAVGALLSGLIADSVGIEAAIHVVAALTLLSGGVVSVAMHRPAPVTVVAR
- a CDS encoding TonB-dependent receptor — protein: MIVARWRLVGLTTMVAVLAGASPGLGQDAQPTPPPAVTLPPVVVIGTTPLPALGVPIEKYAGNVQSLGGDDLNGRNTVDLPDTLFRRLGSVNVSGNQGNSWQSDVTYRGFLASPLTGSAIGLSVYLDGMRFNDGFGDTVSWDLIPKLSLAGIDVIPGSNPIFGLNTLGGALALRTKNGRDDPGTSIGASGGSFGRWNVEAEHGGSWGPLDWYLAFNALDEDGWRADSPSQLRQLFTKVGWERAGTAIGLTYSYVDNDLTGNGLVPQSILDQHRNAVYTFPDQTRNRMNLGILQGRHQLTDDLLLTGNAFYRDYQRRTFNGDVEVDCIDDATGEPVFDAGGRLVHLGNCQGPSAGLVDGAGNPVAGTLARAAEGENRTTKTDSQDWGGTVQLSYKGKILGHGNRVTSGVAYDGHQSRFDQREAPADLVPKRLGVGTVQTGDFETAVDVRTRQQNVGVYLTDTFDITEQLAITVAGRYQHVGIAIRDRSGQNPALDGDHDFSRFSPAAGLTFQALESLALFFSYSEGFRAPTPAELTCADPDAPCNLPNAFVADPPLRPVVARTYELGARGKLPLFGNPSALQWSASLFRTDVQDDILFTTTETGGGGFFRNVGGTRRQGAELGVSGAWKRLRYFLSYAFVDATYQSDETLASVTDPSGVAVRSGDRIPGIPLHNLKLGAEVEALKNFWIGADVAAVSGVFLRGDDANQRAKLDGYGILNLQVRYRPIPQVELWARGDNVTNTHYATGGALNFNAFANPIAVQRFVAPGAPIAGWGGVRVSF